The nucleotide sequence CGTAGTACGGGCAATCCATATAAGTTTCATTGGCACACAAACGTGCTGTTCGCCAGCCAATAGCCAGCATATTATTTAATTCCGGATGACCGGAAGCTGAAAAACTTGTTTCGTTTTTAAACGGATAGGCAGAAAATGTCCCATACACATCTTCCAGCACTAAAGGTTCGTTGCCGGTTGTAACCGTAATATTCACGTAACGCCAGGTACGCCACCAGAGTGAAGTAAAATTACGGGCACTTCCTCCGTCGGGAAGAAGCTTATCTTCGTATCCCACAAATTTCTTCCCTTCAACTAGATCCCGGTGACCTTTTACGGTAAGATTCGACTGTTTAGACGATTTTTCTAATTTATCTTCATACAAGGCTTCGGCATAAGTAATCAGAATCTCGGATCCTTTTCCTTTGCTAAAGACCAAAGACAGATACCCGGTGGTAAGCTGTTTCTGATCAAGCAGCAAGCGAATTTTACTATTTGCCGGGATGGTAATTGCTATCGGTTTTGAAGGGAAATCTTTCGGGCATTTTATTCCATCGGCGATACGTACCGCGTCAAAACGTTCTGTCCGCATTTCCATGGAAGGAATAGGACGAGGTACCAGTAATCGTCCTGGATAATCGCGAGCCCCTTTGGCTGCTCCTTCCATTCCGGACCGCGCCTTTTTCCAGTCAGCATCAATAAAATCCGGGTGCTCCCAGCCCCAGGGATAAACAGCTGCATTCACTTGTTCGCCGGCACCAACTGCATAATAGCCCAACACGGGTTTTGACCAGGGACTATAGGCTGAATTCTTAACACAAAGCCACGTATTGTCTGTATTTACAATCTCCTCGGTAGGCGAATTCCCTTGTAATAGAAATCCTGTCTGATTAAAACTTATTTGTGCTATTGGTTTCTGGTCTGCAAAATTCCATACAACGGCAGCCAGCACATTCTTTCCGGTCTTGAGCCACGGAGCTATATCCACTGTTTCGTACGACCAGTTGTAAATATCTCCGCGCGAAGGGCCCAGGGAAACCTGAACTCCGTTCACAAACAACTTATACCGGTTATCCGCCGATACATGCACAATAAACCGCGCAGGGATATCCTCCACCGTGAAAGATTTACGAAAATGATATACCCCAAAAATGTTGACTGGTTCATCTGGTACAGAGATCCAGCGGGCCTTCCATCGCCCTTCGAGAAGGGCTGGGTTTATATCTGATTGATTTACTCCGTTTAGCCGGATCTGAGCCGTAGCTGGTAAACAACAAAGCAAAAGCAAAAGGAAAAATAAGCGTGTTTTCATAACAATCAGGATAACAAAATTCAAGACGACGAGCAAAGATAATTATTTTTACAATGTAGAATACGATTCTATTGTTATAAAATGGCACTTTAAATCTGGAGTAACATTATAATTCATACCTTTGCAACCATTAAACAGTTCAGCGAAATGAAAACAAATAA is from uncultured Macellibacteroides sp. and encodes:
- a CDS encoding alpha-L-rhamnosidase C-terminal domain-containing protein; amino-acid sequence: MKTRLFFLLLLLCCLPATAQIRLNGVNQSDINPALLEGRWKARWISVPDEPVNIFGVYHFRKSFTVEDIPARFIVHVSADNRYKLFVNGVQVSLGPSRGDIYNWSYETVDIAPWLKTGKNVLAAVVWNFADQKPIAQISFNQTGFLLQGNSPTEEIVNTDNTWLCVKNSAYSPWSKPVLGYYAVGAGEQVNAAVYPWGWEHPDFIDADWKKARSGMEGAAKGARDYPGRLLVPRPIPSMEMRTERFDAVRIADGIKCPKDFPSKPIAITIPANSKIRLLLDQKQLTTGYLSLVFSKGKGSEILITYAEALYEDKLEKSSKQSNLTVKGHRDLVEGKKFVGYEDKLLPDGGSARNFTSLWWRTWRYVNITVTTGNEPLVLEDVYGTFSAYPFKNETSFSASGHPELNNMLAIGWRTARLCANETYMDCPYYEQLQYFGDTRIQAMVSLYNTRDSFMVKNAIEQGRQSVVADGITMSRYPSSVHQFISSFSLWWICMGHDYWMYRGDETYMKSLLPAYRGILSWYEQWLKPDYSLAYVPHWFFADWSAGFPGGEPIREKDGNSAFQDLMYILTLDAAAPMEDAFGISGMAAHYRDLASKMRATIRAKYWNAEKGIFADTHDHRSYSQHVNALAVLADVVTGEEAAAVMTKTLNDPSLAQATIYFRYYVHLALNKAGMGDQLLDNLQIWRDQMALGLTTWAEMPEPSRSDCHAWGASPNIEFYRILLGIDSDAPGFKKIRIAPSLGSLKEVSGTMPHPAGSISVSYKVDKKGSLSARIELPAGTSGLFVWKGVERTLCEGVSSFQIP